The following coding sequences lie in one Lentimicrobium sp. L6 genomic window:
- a CDS encoding homogentisate 1,2-dioxygenase, which translates to MAHYHKLGSIPKKRHVTYYKDNGELYAEQLISSEGFSSEYTLTYHHYPPTLVTEIEEAVDVSPDFMELDLMVKRNFSGFDVKPGGDFLTSRQVVLGNQDLYIALAAPNIKASGIFYKNSQAHEMVFIHKGKGVLKTMLGHIDFVPGDHLIIPKGIIYQMEFEGDDNRLFIVESFSPFHFPKRYLSNSGQLLENAPIYERDIRRPERLESIDELGDYKVLIKRDDKLYTYHYESHPFDVVGWDGCYYPYALSIHEFEPITGRIHQPPPVHQTWEAHNFVTCAFVPRLFDYHPQAIPAPYNHANLDSDEVLYYVDGDFMSRNNIEKGQITLHPMGVAHGPHPGAVQRSIGQKETQELAVMVDTFKPLKITKQALNIEVKDYYKSWKS; encoded by the coding sequence ATGGCACATTATCATAAGCTTGGGTCAATTCCAAAAAAGAGACATGTTACTTATTATAAAGATAACGGCGAACTATATGCTGAGCAGTTGATTTCAAGTGAGGGTTTTTCATCGGAATATACATTAACATATCATCATTATCCACCAACTCTTGTTACTGAAATAGAGGAGGCTGTTGATGTGAGTCCTGACTTTATGGAATTGGATTTAATGGTTAAAAGAAATTTTAGTGGCTTCGATGTGAAGCCCGGAGGAGATTTCTTAACTAGCAGACAAGTGGTTTTAGGTAATCAAGACCTTTATATTGCTTTGGCTGCTCCAAATATAAAGGCATCCGGTATTTTCTATAAAAACTCTCAAGCCCACGAAATGGTATTTATCCACAAGGGAAAAGGAGTGCTAAAAACTATGTTGGGTCATATTGATTTTGTTCCTGGCGATCATTTGATTATCCCTAAAGGAATTATATATCAAATGGAATTTGAAGGAGATGACAACCGCCTTTTTATTGTAGAATCTTTTAGCCCATTTCATTTTCCAAAGAGATATTTAAGTAATTCAGGACAATTATTGGAGAATGCACCCATTTATGAACGTGATATTCGCAGACCAGAGCGCTTAGAATCTATTGATGAATTAGGAGATTACAAAGTGTTGATAAAGAGAGATGATAAACTATATACCTATCACTATGAATCGCATCCCTTTGATGTGGTTGGCTGGGATGGATGTTACTATCCTTATGCTTTATCAATACACGAATTTGAGCCCATTACTGGGCGTATTCACCAACCTCCTCCGGTACATCAAACATGGGAAGCTCATAATTTTGTGACTTGTGCTTTTGTACCCCGCTTATTCGATTATCATCCTCAGGCGATTCCGGCTCCTTATAATCACGCCAATTTAGATTCCGATGAAGTACTTTATTATGTGGATGGCGATTTTATGAGTCGTAATAATATTGAAAAGGGGCAGATTACTTTGCATCCAATGGGAGTAGCTCATGGTCCTCATCCTGGAGCAGTGCAAAGGAGCATTGGTCAAAAAGAAACACAAGAGCTTGCAGTGATGGTCGATACTTTCAAACCTTTGAAAATCACTAAGCAGGCTTTAAATATTGAAGTTAAAGATTATTATAAAAGCTGGAAAAGCTAA
- the hppD gene encoding 4-hydroxyphenylpyruvate dioxygenase, which translates to MDNTCIPLNGTDYVEFYVGNAKQAAHFYQTAFGFQPIAYAGLETGLTDRSSYVLRQGKLTIVLTASLKKDGEVAEHHKLHGDGVKVIALNVDNARVAFTETMYRGAKAHYAPKVEKDEEGEVVLSAIKTYGETVHVFVDRTKYSGPFLPGYKKWEPKYQPKDTGLLYVDHIVGNVNWNEMDKTARYYEDIFGFTQLISFDDKDISTEYTALKSKVMSNDNFKVKFPINEPAIGLKKSQIEEFLDFYYGPGPQHVAMATNDIIATIADLKSRGVEFLQVPDSYYDTVMDRVGEIEEDLEELKKLNILIDRDDEGYLLQLFTKPVQDRPTFFFEIIQRKGAKSFGKGNFKALFESIELEQGNRGTL; encoded by the coding sequence ATGGACAATACATGTATTCCTTTGAATGGAACTGATTATGTAGAATTTTATGTGGGTAATGCCAAACAAGCTGCTCATTTTTATCAAACGGCCTTTGGCTTTCAGCCAATTGCTTATGCTGGATTGGAAACTGGATTAACCGATCGCTCATCTTACGTTTTACGTCAAGGAAAATTAACTATTGTTTTAACTGCTTCACTAAAAAAAGATGGGGAAGTAGCTGAACATCATAAACTTCATGGCGATGGTGTAAAAGTAATTGCTTTAAATGTAGATAATGCTAGGGTGGCCTTTACCGAAACAATGTATAGGGGAGCTAAAGCACATTATGCACCAAAAGTAGAAAAAGATGAGGAGGGTGAAGTAGTACTTTCTGCCATCAAGACCTATGGTGAGACAGTGCATGTTTTTGTTGATCGGACTAAGTATTCTGGACCATTTCTACCTGGATATAAGAAATGGGAGCCCAAATATCAACCTAAGGATACAGGATTGCTATATGTAGATCATATTGTAGGTAATGTAAATTGGAATGAGATGGATAAAACAGCTCGTTATTATGAAGATATTTTTGGATTTACTCAGTTGATTTCTTTTGATGATAAAGACATTTCAACTGAATACACTGCCTTAAAATCTAAGGTGATGAGTAATGATAATTTCAAAGTGAAATTCCCAATTAATGAGCCAGCTATCGGCTTGAAAAAATCACAGATTGAAGAATTTCTTGATTTCTATTATGGGCCTGGTCCACAGCATGTCGCTATGGCAACTAATGATATTATTGCAACTATTGCTGATTTAAAAAGTAGAGGGGTGGAATTTCTTCAGGTACCTGATAGCTATTACGATACAGTAATGGACAGAGTTGGAGAGATTGAAGAAGATTTAGAAGAATTAAAGAAACTAAACATCCTCATCGACAGAGATGATGAAGGATATTTATTACAGTTATTCACCAAGCCAGTTCAAGATCGTCCAACTTTCTTCTTTGAGATTATTCAAAGAAAAGGAGCCAAATCTTTCGGAAAAGGAAACTTTAAAGCCCTTTTTGAATCGATTGAGCTAGAACAAGGAAATAGAGGAACTTTATAA
- the fahA gene encoding fumarylacetoacetase encodes MENIFNTKGLSSWVDIPDDSDFSIHNIPFGVFTYQGETRCGSRLGDFVLDLAQLGEDGWFNDLPLGNGTVFHKTTLNPFMELGNESWTSVRNRVIELFQSANTEIRDEEDIHAKYLIPISDVQMEMPVKVGDYTDFYSSIEHATNVGTMFRDPANALFPNWKYLPVGYHGRASSIVVSGTDIHRPKGQTRLDPEQPPKFGASQRVDFELEMAFITGQGNKLGDHITTEDAEKHIFGMVIFNDLSARDIQTWEYVPLGPFLSKNFGSVISPWIVTLDALKAYRVAGPVQNPKVFPYLEYEGDKNIDINLQVAIQPESAEESVVCNSNYKYMYWNMNQQLAHQTINGCNVKPGDMYASGTISGPTEDSYGSMLELAWKGTKPLKMKDGTERKFIHDQDTIIMRAFCEKDGRRIGFGESVCKILPAK; translated from the coding sequence ATGGAAAATATATTTAATACAAAAGGATTAAGTTCATGGGTAGATATTCCCGATGATAGTGATTTCAGTATTCACAATATTCCTTTCGGAGTTTTTACTTATCAAGGAGAAACAAGATGTGGAAGTAGGTTAGGAGATTTTGTTCTAGATTTAGCACAATTGGGAGAGGATGGATGGTTCAACGATTTGCCACTTGGAAATGGGACAGTATTTCACAAAACTACTTTAAATCCATTTATGGAATTGGGTAATGAGAGTTGGACAAGTGTGAGAAATAGAGTTATCGAGCTTTTTCAATCGGCTAATACCGAAATAAGAGATGAAGAAGATATTCATGCAAAATATCTAATTCCAATTTCAGATGTTCAGATGGAGATGCCAGTTAAAGTTGGAGATTATACCGACTTTTATAGTAGTATTGAGCATGCCACTAATGTGGGCACTATGTTCCGCGATCCTGCTAATGCACTTTTCCCAAACTGGAAATATCTTCCAGTAGGTTATCATGGTAGAGCAAGTAGTATTGTGGTAAGTGGTACAGATATTCATCGCCCAAAAGGACAAACTCGATTAGATCCTGAACAACCACCAAAATTTGGTGCCAGTCAAAGAGTCGATTTCGAATTGGAAATGGCTTTTATCACTGGTCAAGGAAATAAATTGGGTGACCATATAACAACAGAAGATGCAGAGAAACACATCTTTGGCATGGTAATATTTAACGATTTATCGGCCAGAGATATTCAAACATGGGAATATGTTCCCTTAGGTCCCTTTCTTTCTAAAAACTTTGGGTCTGTAATTTCTCCATGGATAGTAACCCTTGATGCTTTGAAAGCTTATCGTGTAGCTGGTCCTGTGCAAAATCCAAAAGTGTTTCCCTATTTAGAATATGAAGGAGATAAGAATATTGATATTAATCTCCAAGTTGCTATTCAGCCAGAAAGTGCTGAGGAATCTGTGGTTTGCAATTCTAATTACAAGTATATGTATTGGAATATGAATCAGCAATTGGCTCATCAAACCATTAATGGTTGCAATGTAAAGCCAGGAGATATGTATGCTTCTGGTACCATAAGTGGGCCTACTGAAGATTCTTATGGCTCCATGTTAGAATTAGCATGGAAAGGAACTAAACCTTTGAAAATGAAAGATGGAACAGAACGAAAGTTTATCCACGATCAAGATACCATCATCATGAGAGCTTTCTGTGAAAAAGATGGACGACGAATTGGTTTCGGTGAAAGTGTATGTAAAATTTTACCAGCTAAATAA
- a CDS encoding flavin reductase family protein yields MMTINPKERSVQEVHHGLLGGIAPRPIAFASTIDRDGNPNLSPFSFFNAFSANPPILIFSPARGGKDNKNKHTFFNIQEVPEVVINMVTFDMAQQMSLASSNYPKGVNEFDKAGFTMQESETIKPFRVKESPIQYECKVQQVIETGTEGGAGNLVICEVTRIHIDENILDYNGHVDPNLADLVGRMGGNYYVRTIGDALFEIPKPLAHIGIGFDLLPSFIRDSRDWSQPEKAQLAGVERLPNKEDLKDENLSEYVNNGLTQKGLNPICYSKDLIANGKVWDALVFLMKQSQ; encoded by the coding sequence ATGATGACAATAAATCCAAAGGAGAGGAGTGTACAAGAGGTTCATCATGGACTTTTGGGTGGAATTGCACCTCGACCTATTGCCTTTGCAAGTACTATTGATAGAGATGGAAATCCAAATTTATCACCATTTAGCTTTTTTAATGCTTTTAGTGCTAATCCTCCTATTCTAATATTTTCACCAGCTAGAGGAGGGAAAGACAATAAAAACAAACATACTTTTTTCAATATTCAAGAAGTTCCTGAAGTGGTCATCAATATGGTGACTTTTGATATGGCTCAGCAGATGAGTTTAGCCAGTTCAAACTATCCCAAAGGGGTTAATGAGTTCGATAAAGCAGGGTTTACCATGCAGGAGTCAGAGACCATAAAACCATTCAGAGTGAAGGAGTCACCCATACAATATGAATGTAAGGTTCAACAAGTTATTGAGACAGGAACAGAAGGTGGAGCTGGTAATTTAGTAATTTGTGAAGTGACAAGAATCCATATTGATGAGAATATTCTAGATTATAATGGACATGTAGATCCCAACCTTGCAGATTTAGTAGGTAGAATGGGAGGGAACTATTATGTGAGAACCATTGGAGATGCTCTTTTTGAAATTCCAAAACCTTTAGCTCATATAGGAATAGGTTTTGATCTATTACCTAGTTTTATTCGTGATTCTAGAGACTGGAGCCAGCCTGAAAAAGCTCAATTAGCTGGTGTGGAACGATTACCCAATAAAGAAGATTTGAAAGACGAGAATCTTTCAGAATATGTGAATAATGGATTGACACAAAAAGGGTTGAATCCTATTTGTTATTCTAAAGATTTAATAGCCAATGGTAAGGTGTGGGATGCTTTAGTATTTTTGATGAAGCAAAGTCAATGA